The stretch of DNA GGACGCAAAATCGCTGGTGTCTGCATGGGCTTCGCCCGTCACCTCGATGTCGACGTCACGCTGGTCCGACTGGTATGGCTGGTTCTAGCACTAGCCAGCGGCGGCCTCGGTTTCATCGGCTATCTCGTGGCTTGGATCATCATTCCAGAAGAGCCCGTGATTGTGCCTCAGGCGTTTGTGGCGCCGACTCAGCCCAGCACGCCATCTGCATAGTTGACCCAAGTCTCACGTTAGTGGCGGAGGTGACGATGTTCTTCGGACGCTCTTGGAATGACTGGATCGCCCAGTATTCGACCAGTCATCGGAACTCCATCAATCGCCTCTGCCACACAGTTGGTATTCCGCTCATTATTCTCTCGGTACTGTTAGCTCCGGTTGCAATCTTCCTCGCGGGCTTTTGGAAGTGGCCACTTTCACTCTTCATTGTTGGGTGGATCTTCCAATTCGTCGGACACGCCTTCGAAGGCAAGCGTCCGGAGTTCCTTCATGATTGGCGCTTTCTCTTTGTGGGTGCGAGATGGTGGGTGGCGAAAATACGGGGCCGAGCTTAGCGTGGTGCATTGAAACCGGCTGACCTGGCGCGCTTGCTTCAGCTATCATCAACTTAAATGTCCGCAACGCTCCAGAGTTCGGCTTCAACTGGCGTTTCTTCCACCCGACACGCATTCCAAACGGACGATTCGCGGCTTCGCCCAATTGCGGAAAAAGTACTCGCGAACGAGCGCTTGAGTTTCGAAGATGGTCTGGCTCTGTATCGTTCCACGGACATTCTCGCCATTGGCTGGCTGGCGAATCAGGTGCGCGAGCGCATGTGGAGCGATACGACATTTTTCAACGTCAATCGTCACATCAACCCGACGAATGTCTGCGTAGCTGCCTGCCGGCTTTGCGCGTTCGGGCGAAAGAAGGATGCTGACGGCGCCTATACGATGGCGCTCGAAGAAGCGTGGCAGACTGCCGCTTCAGGATATTCAGAGGCCGTGACGGAATTTCACATCGTTGGGGGACTCCATCCTGATCTGCCGTTCCAATACTTCCTCGATCTCATTTCGGGACTGAAAGAACGTTTCCCGCAAGTTCATCTGAAAGCCTTCACCATGGTCGAAGTTGCGTTCCTGGCGAAGCGGGCGAAATTTAGTATTCGCGAAACCTTAGAGCGACTCAAAGCTGCCGGAATCGATTCCCTGCCGGGGGGCGGCGCGGAAATTTTCAACGAACGCGTGCGGCGCGTGATCTGCGACCACAAGATCGATGGCGATCAATGGCTCGAGACTGCGCGCACCGCGCATGAGCTCGGACTGAAGTCGAACTGCACGATGCTCTATGGACACATCGAGAACGAGGAAGATCGGGTAGATCATCTGGTGCGCCTGCGCGAGCTACAGGACCAAACGCACGGCTTTCAGACGTTCATCCCACTGGCATTCCACCCGGATAATACGCCGCTACAGCATCTGCCGAAGACGACTGGCATGCTCGACATCAAACAGATCGCCGTGGGTCGCCTGATGCTCGACAATATTCCACATATCAAAGCCTACTGGCAGATGCTCACGCCGAAGATCGCGCAAATTTCGCTCCGCTTCGGGGCTGATGACCTTGACGGCACCGTGATCGAAGAAAAGATCTATCACGATGCCGGGGCGACTACTCCACAGGGCATGCGCCGCCAGGAACTCGAACGGCTGATCCGCGAAGCCGGTCGGATTCCGGTTGAGCGCGACACGCTCTACCGTCCAGTTACCAGGACTGAAGATTCGTTCACAGTTGCCGTCTAGTTTGCGCGCGGGCTCCACTCAACTCATTCTGCGCGCGGTTCGCTGAGAGTTTCTCCACGAACAGTGCCAAAGCTGGCAGCTTGCAGCGCTGAGCTGCTAAAATATCTAGTTGAAATTGAAATTCATTTTCAATTTCAACTTCTGATTTCTTCATGCTGCAAGCCCTTATCGTCACTCTCCGGGAAGGCGTAGAAGCCGCTCTCATTATTGGCATTACTCTGGCGTACCTGAAGAAAATTGGCCGCCCTGATCTACGCCGGACCGTCTACATCGCTTTAATCGCAGCTTTCGTTTCCAGCATCGGCGTAGCTATCGCACTCTCTCGGACACAATTCAATCAGGATGTCTTCGAAGGCGTGGTGATGCTCATTGCAGCATTCTTTGTGGTCACCATGATCTGGTTCATGGGACGTGCCGCTAAGAAGCTGAAGGGCGAGATCGAAAGCAGGATAGGTGGATTTGCGGCGAAAAGCAGTGGCCTTGGCCTGTTCCTGTTCATCTTCCTGATGGTGCTGCGCGAAGGGGTTGAGACCGTTCTGATCCTCGCGGCTGTTGAGTTCAACTCCACTCAGTTGCTCAGCTTTATGGGGACGTTGGTTGGAGTGATTCTCGCGATCATCTTTGGCGTGATGTTCGTGAAGGGCAGCGTGCGCATTAATCTGCAGCGGTTCTTCCGTGTGACAACTGTCATTCTCGTGTTCGTCGCCGCTCAGCTCCTCGTCTCTGGTCTGCACGAGCTTTCCGAGAATGGGATTTTGCCCTCGAGCAAGCAGGAGATGGCGATCATTGGACCGATCGTCCGCAACGATCTTTTCTTCTTTATAACGATTCTCGCCCTCGCCGCTCTAATGATCCTCTTCGATCAGCGCAGGAGACAAGGTGCTCCGCCGCGCGGTGGCT from Terriglobales bacterium encodes:
- a CDS encoding PspC domain-containing protein translates to MYCNFCGRTMADDCLYCSACGRQLGARVARRPLERAREGRKIAGVCMGFARHLDVDVTLVRLVWLVLALASGGLGFIGYLVAWIIIPEEPVIVPQAFVAPTQPSTPSA
- a CDS encoding DUF962 domain-containing protein, coding for MFFGRSWNDWIAQYSTSHRNSINRLCHTVGIPLIILSVLLAPVAIFLAGFWKWPLSLFIVGWIFQFVGHAFEGKRPEFLHDWRFLFVGARWWVAKIRGRA
- the mqnE gene encoding aminofutalosine synthase MqnE, yielding MSATLQSSASTGVSSTRHAFQTDDSRLRPIAEKVLANERLSFEDGLALYRSTDILAIGWLANQVRERMWSDTTFFNVNRHINPTNVCVAACRLCAFGRKKDADGAYTMALEEAWQTAASGYSEAVTEFHIVGGLHPDLPFQYFLDLISGLKERFPQVHLKAFTMVEVAFLAKRAKFSIRETLERLKAAGIDSLPGGGAEIFNERVRRVICDHKIDGDQWLETARTAHELGLKSNCTMLYGHIENEEDRVDHLVRLRELQDQTHGFQTFIPLAFHPDNTPLQHLPKTTGMLDIKQIAVGRLMLDNIPHIKAYWQMLTPKIAQISLRFGADDLDGTVIEEKIYHDAGATTPQGMRRQELERLIREAGRIPVERDTLYRPVTRTEDSFTVAV
- a CDS encoding Fe-S-containing protein; this translates as MLQALIVTLREGVEAALIIGITLAYLKKIGRPDLRRTVYIALIAAFVSSIGVAIALSRTQFNQDVFEGVVMLIAAFFVVTMIWFMGRAAKKLKGEIESRIGGFAAKSSGLGLFLFIFLMVLREGVETVLILAAVEFNSTQLLSFMGTLVGVILAIIFGVMFVKGSVRINLQRFFRVTTVILVFVAAQLLVSGLHELSENGILPSSKQEMAIIGPIVRNDLFFFITILALAALMILFDQRRRQGAPPRGGSGASAIGTDVESRAVRRKAQWSARKEKLWSTAVYASSFVFIVLVTAQFIYAKSTSSLSPAHELAITNGQVDIPLNDVSDGNLHRYSVNLDGKEIRFLLFKKPDGNVVTVLDACQICGPVGFYKSGNQIICKNCSAPVNPQSVGQAGGCNPIPIKSTSNGQQIVITQADLTTSLPVFGK